A single region of the Winslowiella toletana genome encodes:
- a CDS encoding co-chaperone YbbN — translation MSPQASIININESNLHQTLEQSASIPVLFYFWSERSQHCLELTPLLERLAQQYAGQFILAKLDCDAEQAVAAQFGLRSIPTVYLFQNGQPVDGFQGPQPEEAVRALLEKVLPREEELKAQEALLLMQEGKMIDALPLLKDAWQLSNQSSEIGFLLAEVLIALSRSDEAEAVLKVVPLQDQDTRYQGLMAQIDLLKQAADTPEIQQLQQQLEAEPENAELAAKLALQLHQVGRNEEALELLFVHLKKDMNAADGQVRKMLQEILAALGTGDALAAKYRRQLYSLLY, via the coding sequence ATGTCACCACAAGCTTCGATTATTAACATCAATGAATCTAACCTGCATCAGACGCTGGAGCAGTCAGCTTCCATTCCGGTGCTGTTTTACTTCTGGTCTGAACGCAGCCAGCACTGTCTGGAGCTGACTCCACTGCTGGAACGCCTCGCGCAGCAGTATGCTGGTCAGTTTATTCTGGCGAAGCTGGATTGCGATGCGGAGCAGGCGGTTGCTGCCCAGTTCGGTCTGCGCTCGATTCCGACCGTCTACCTGTTCCAGAATGGTCAGCCCGTCGACGGTTTCCAGGGGCCACAGCCGGAAGAAGCGGTGCGTGCGCTGTTGGAAAAAGTGTTGCCGCGTGAAGAAGAGCTGAAAGCACAGGAAGCGCTGCTGCTGATGCAGGAAGGCAAAATGATCGACGCGCTGCCGCTGCTGAAAGATGCCTGGCAGCTGAGCAATCAGTCGAGTGAGATTGGCTTTCTGCTGGCCGAAGTTCTGATCGCCCTGAGCCGCAGCGATGAAGCCGAAGCGGTACTGAAAGTGGTGCCATTACAGGATCAGGACACCCGTTATCAGGGGCTGATGGCGCAAATCGATCTGCTGAAACAGGCCGCGGACACCCCGGAAATTCAGCAGTTACAACAGCAGCTGGAAGCCGAGCCGGAAAATGCTGAACTGGCGGCGAAACTCGCGCTGCAACTGCACCAGGTTGGCCGTAATGAAGAGGCGCTGGAGCTGCTGTTCGTGCATCTGAAAAAAGACATGAATGCCGCAGACGGCCAGGTGCGCAAAATGCTGCAGGAGATTCTGGCGGCGCTCGGTACCGGTGATGCACTGGCAGCGAAATATCGCCGCCAGCTCTATTCGCTGCTCTACTAA
- a CDS encoding SDR family oxidoreductase: MKKSILITGCSSGIGLVAAEDLQRRGYQVFAACRKADDVARMNQLGFTGIELDLDDAYSVGQAAQQVIELSGNQLYALFNNGGYGVYGALHTLSRQQLEQQFSTNFFGLHQLTMLLLPALLANGGGRIINTSSVLGLLSTPRRGAYAASKYALEAWSDALRMELHGTGVRVSLIEPGPIHTRFTDNVNQTQQDSPVKNPSIAARFTLPPAAILPKLHHALESKHPKLRYPVTLVAWAMTVIRRLLPGWMLDRILRSN, from the coding sequence ATGAAAAAAAGCATTTTAATTACCGGTTGTTCCAGTGGTATTGGCCTGGTCGCCGCCGAAGATTTACAGCGTCGAGGCTATCAGGTGTTTGCCGCCTGTCGCAAAGCGGACGATGTGGCGCGCATGAATCAGTTGGGATTTACCGGCATTGAACTGGACCTTGATGATGCCTATAGCGTCGGGCAGGCCGCGCAGCAGGTGATTGAGCTTAGCGGCAATCAGCTGTATGCGCTGTTTAATAATGGGGGTTACGGCGTTTATGGCGCGCTGCATACGTTGTCGCGCCAGCAGCTGGAACAGCAGTTTTCGACCAACTTCTTTGGCCTGCATCAGCTGACGATGCTACTGCTGCCAGCGCTGCTGGCGAATGGCGGTGGACGAATTATTAATACCAGCTCAGTGCTGGGATTGCTGTCGACGCCGCGCCGCGGTGCCTATGCTGCCAGTAAATATGCGCTTGAAGCCTGGTCTGATGCGCTTCGCATGGAGCTGCACGGCACCGGGGTACGCGTCAGCCTGATTGAGCCAGGGCCTATTCACACCCGCTTTACTGATAACGTTAATCAAACTCAGCAGGATAGTCCGGTAAAAAATCCGTCGATTGCGGCCCGTTTTACGCTGCCGCCAGCAGCAATTCTGCCGAAATTGCACCATGCTTTAGAGAGTAAGCATCCTAAATTGCGCTATCCGGTCACCCTGGTGGCCTGGGCAATGACCGTTATCCGTCGTTTGCTGCCGGGCTGGATGCTGGATCGCATTTTGCGCAGTAACTAG
- the tesA gene encoding multifunctional acyl-CoA thioesterase I/protease I/lysophospholipase L1, producing MNFKNVFRWHYPFLLLLLLISRVASADTLLILGDSLSAGYRMSASAAWPALLNDKWQEKPTVINGSISGDTATQGLSRLPALLKQHQPQWVLIELGGNDGLRGFPPQNIEQDLRKIITEIKAADAQPLLMQIRLPANYGRRYNEAFSGIYPKLAQEFNIPLIPFFMEQVYLKPEWMQQDGIHPAPDAQPFIADLMARQLSPLVKHE from the coding sequence ATGAACTTCAAGAATGTTTTCCGCTGGCATTACCCGTTCCTGTTATTATTGCTACTCATTTCGCGCGTGGCGTCGGCAGATACCCTGCTGATTCTCGGCGACAGTTTAAGCGCCGGATATCGCATGTCGGCCAGCGCGGCATGGCCTGCGCTGCTTAACGATAAATGGCAAGAAAAGCCCACCGTGATTAACGGTAGTATCAGTGGTGATACCGCCACTCAGGGTCTGAGCCGTTTGCCCGCCCTGCTGAAACAACATCAACCGCAGTGGGTGCTGATCGAACTGGGCGGTAACGATGGTTTACGCGGTTTCCCGCCGCAAAATATCGAACAGGATCTGCGTAAAATCATTACCGAAATCAAGGCGGCAGATGCCCAGCCGCTGTTAATGCAAATCCGTTTGCCCGCGAACTATGGTCGCCGCTACAACGAGGCATTCAGCGGGATTTACCCGAAGCTGGCGCAGGAGTTCAACATTCCATTAATCCCCTTTTTTATGGAGCAGGTTTATCTGAAACCTGAGTGGATGCAGCAGGATGGTATTCATCCCGCTCCCGATGCGCAGCCCTTTATTGCTGATCTGATGGCCAGACAACTGTCACCTCTAGTTAAGCACGAGTGA